The following are encoded together in the Gallaecimonas xiamenensis 3-C-1 genome:
- the acnB gene encoding bifunctional aconitate hydratase 2/2-methylisocitrate dehydratase gives MLEAYRKHVEERAAQGVVPKPLSAEQTAQLVDLLKNPPAGEEAFLLDLLENRIPPGVDEAAYVKAGFLAAVAQGQAQSPIVSKEKATELLGTMQGGYNIEPLIALLDDSALAPIAGKALSHTLLMFDAFHDVVEKMKAGNAIAKQVVESWAEAEWFKARNAVAEKITVTVFKVPGETNTDDLSPAQDAWSRPDIPLHALAMLKMARPGIDPDKDGEIGPITTIDKLKEKGFPLAYVGDVVGTGSSRKSATNSVLWFMGDDIPNVPNKRAGGVCLGGKIAPIFFNTMEDAGALPIEVDVSKLEMGDVIDILPYEGKVVRHDSGEVLAQFELKTDVLLDEVRAGGRIPLIIGRGLTDKAREALGLGHSTEFRRAAAVQESNKGYTLAQKMVGKACGVKGVRPNQYCEPKMTTVGSQDTTGPMTRDELKDLACLGFSADLTMQSFCHTAAYPKPVDVETHHTLPDFIMNRGGVSLRPGDGVIHSWLNRMLLPDTVGTGGDSHTRFPIGISFPAGSGLVAFAAATGVMPLDMPESVLVRFKGEMQPGITLRDLVHAIPYAAIQKGLLTVEKQGKKNIFSGRVLEIEGLPTLKVEQAFELADATAERSAAGCTIKLDKEPIIEYLQSNIIMLKWMISEGYGDRRTIERRITSMEEWIANPELMEADADAEYAEIIEIDLADIKEPILCAPNDPDDARLLSEVTGDAIDEVFIGSCMTNIGHFRAAGKLLNKFNGQLQTRLWIAPPTKMDRDQLTEEGYYSIFGRSGARIEIPGCSLCMGNQARVGDNTTVVSTSTRNFPNRLGKGANVYLASAELAAVAAILGKLPTPAEYLEYARELDATAADTYRYLNFDQLPQYTKKAEEVIIQAAV, from the coding sequence GTGCTAGAAGCCTATCGCAAGCATGTTGAAGAACGCGCCGCCCAAGGCGTTGTGCCAAAGCCCCTTTCTGCCGAGCAAACTGCCCAACTGGTAGACTTGCTGAAGAATCCCCCCGCTGGTGAAGAAGCCTTCCTGCTGGATCTGCTGGAAAACCGTATTCCCCCTGGTGTTGACGAAGCCGCTTACGTAAAAGCCGGTTTCCTGGCTGCCGTGGCTCAAGGCCAGGCCCAGTCCCCCATCGTTTCCAAAGAGAAAGCCACCGAACTGCTGGGCACCATGCAGGGCGGCTACAACATCGAGCCGCTGATCGCCCTGCTGGACGACAGCGCCCTGGCCCCCATCGCCGGCAAGGCTCTGTCCCACACCCTGCTGATGTTCGACGCCTTCCACGATGTGGTTGAGAAAATGAAAGCCGGCAACGCCATCGCCAAGCAGGTGGTAGAGTCCTGGGCCGAGGCTGAGTGGTTCAAAGCCCGCAACGCCGTTGCCGAGAAGATCACCGTCACTGTATTCAAGGTGCCCGGCGAAACCAACACCGACGACCTGTCTCCTGCCCAGGACGCCTGGTCCCGCCCGGACATCCCGCTGCACGCCCTGGCCATGCTGAAAATGGCCCGCCCCGGCATCGACCCGGATAAAGACGGCGAAATCGGCCCCATCACCACCATCGACAAGCTCAAAGAAAAAGGCTTCCCCCTGGCCTACGTGGGTGACGTTGTCGGTACCGGTTCTTCCCGTAAGTCTGCCACCAACTCTGTGCTGTGGTTCATGGGCGACGATATCCCCAACGTGCCCAACAAGCGCGCTGGTGGCGTCTGCCTGGGTGGCAAAATCGCCCCGATCTTCTTCAACACCATGGAAGATGCCGGCGCCCTGCCCATCGAAGTGGACGTCTCCAAGCTGGAGATGGGCGATGTCATCGACATCCTGCCCTATGAAGGCAAAGTGGTTCGCCACGACAGCGGCGAAGTGCTGGCCCAGTTCGAACTGAAAACCGACGTGCTGCTGGACGAAGTGCGCGCCGGCGGCCGTATTCCGCTGATCATCGGCCGTGGCCTGACCGACAAGGCCCGTGAAGCCCTGGGCCTGGGTCATTCCACCGAATTCCGCCGCGCTGCTGCCGTGCAAGAGTCCAACAAAGGCTACACCCTGGCCCAGAAAATGGTCGGTAAAGCCTGTGGCGTTAAAGGCGTGCGCCCTAACCAGTACTGCGAACCCAAGATGACCACCGTCGGTTCCCAGGACACCACGGGTCCTATGACCCGTGACGAACTGAAAGACCTGGCCTGCCTGGGCTTCAGTGCCGACTTGACCATGCAGTCCTTCTGTCACACCGCTGCTTATCCCAAGCCGGTTGACGTCGAGACCCACCACACCCTGCCCGACTTCATCATGAACCGTGGCGGCGTGTCCCTGCGTCCGGGCGACGGTGTTATCCACTCCTGGCTGAACCGCATGCTGCTGCCCGACACTGTCGGCACCGGCGGTGACTCCCACACCCGTTTCCCCATCGGTATCTCCTTCCCGGCCGGCTCCGGCCTGGTGGCCTTTGCCGCTGCTACCGGCGTTATGCCCCTGGACATGCCCGAGTCTGTGCTGGTGCGCTTCAAAGGCGAAATGCAGCCTGGCATCACCCTGCGCGACCTGGTCCATGCCATCCCTTACGCCGCCATCCAGAAAGGCCTGCTGACCGTTGAGAAGCAAGGCAAGAAGAACATCTTCTCCGGCCGCGTTCTGGAAATCGAAGGCCTGCCGACCCTGAAGGTAGAGCAAGCCTTCGAACTGGCCGATGCTACCGCCGAGCGTTCCGCTGCCGGCTGTACCATCAAGCTGGATAAAGAGCCGATCATCGAGTATCTGCAGTCCAACATCATCATGCTCAAGTGGATGATCAGCGAAGGCTACGGCGACCGTCGTACCATCGAGCGCCGCATCACTTCCATGGAAGAGTGGATCGCCAACCCCGAGCTGATGGAAGCCGATGCCGACGCCGAATACGCCGAAATCATCGAGATCGATCTGGCCGACATCAAGGAGCCTATCCTGTGCGCGCCGAACGACCCTGACGATGCCCGCCTGCTGTCCGAAGTGACCGGCGACGCCATCGACGAGGTGTTCATCGGTTCCTGTATGACCAACATCGGTCACTTCCGCGCTGCCGGTAAGCTGCTGAACAAGTTCAACGGCCAGCTGCAGACCCGCCTGTGGATCGCCCCGCCCACCAAGATGGACCGCGACCAACTGACCGAAGAAGGCTACTACAGCATCTTCGGCCGCTCCGGTGCCCGCATCGAGATCCCCGGCTGCTCCCTGTGTATGGGTAACCAGGCCCGCGTTGGTGACAACACCACCGTCGTGTCCACTTCTACCCGTAACTTCCCCAACCGTCTGGGTAAAGGCGCCAACGTCTACCTGGCTTCTGCCGAGCTGGCTGCCGTTG
- a CDS encoding prolyl oligopeptidase family serine peptidase yields the protein MRKALIPLALSVVLSACAMTEQAAQTPVPAAKADIQVTAPVRDASGHPALEQIMSDPQWIARSPEQAFIGADGQTYFWQQREKSALYDLMTIKGGQVQKVADADRYLHVAGGVWQGQRYAYIFEGNLYLAEGGKVRQLTASADRDANPQFLQDGRIAFQRGQAFYALDPANGLVRLLAELKNGKAPVKVKEPKGYLAEEQHKLIKWVAQNHDKKKARVAEEEKLQAANPTANPEPFYLGEGRRLVEMSLSKDGKHLVLVSEADQKDRSDTDVMPNYLGDSGEVEVRKVRQRVADWQPNPQVFVLIDLASRKETELKLADLPGIDTDPLAKVRAENRKAGFKVDDFKGPRAVQLMQDWGWSQSAIQWSDSGKLALLLEAQDNKDRWLVTADLDSGKLATQHRLHDDAWVNYDFNDFGWLKDDSLWYQSEESGYSHLYLKPWGAKARALTKGAFEVSEPVLSKDEKSFFFKANVKHPGIYEIYKLDIASGTQQALTDLDGMTDYVLSPDQKTLLLTHSKVLNPPELYSLSAAGGQPKQLTHTVTDAFAKSPWTAPKIVAVPSSHGQQPVYAKVYLPKDFDPAKQYPAVVFNHGAGYLQEVHLGWSGYFREFMFSSLLTTKGYVVLDMDYRASKGYGRDWRTAIYRQMGTPEVEDLQDGVNYLASHFGVDKGRVGTFGGSYGGFLTFMSMYTAPDLFKAGAALRPVADWSHYNAPYTSNILNLPGNDPLGYQRSSPIYHAQNLKGQLLIMSGILDDNVFFQDSVRMVQHLIELHKTNHFSMAPYPVEPHGFREPSSWLDEYQRILNLMDANLK from the coding sequence ATGAGAAAAGCCCTAATACCGCTGGCCTTGTCGGTGGTGCTGAGTGCCTGTGCCATGACAGAACAGGCCGCCCAGACCCCAGTGCCTGCCGCCAAGGCGGATATCCAGGTCACCGCCCCGGTCCGCGACGCCAGCGGCCACCCGGCCCTGGAGCAGATCATGAGCGATCCCCAATGGATCGCCCGCAGCCCAGAGCAAGCCTTTATCGGCGCCGACGGCCAGACCTATTTTTGGCAGCAGCGTGAAAAGAGTGCCCTGTACGACCTGATGACCATCAAAGGCGGCCAGGTGCAAAAAGTGGCTGACGCCGACCGTTACCTGCATGTGGCCGGTGGCGTCTGGCAAGGCCAGCGCTATGCCTACATCTTTGAGGGCAACCTCTACCTGGCCGAGGGCGGCAAGGTTCGCCAGCTCACCGCCAGTGCCGACCGGGACGCCAACCCCCAGTTCCTGCAAGATGGCCGTATCGCCTTCCAGCGCGGCCAGGCCTTTTATGCCCTAGACCCGGCCAATGGCCTGGTGCGGCTGCTGGCAGAACTGAAAAACGGCAAGGCCCCGGTCAAGGTCAAGGAACCCAAGGGTTACCTGGCCGAAGAACAGCACAAGCTGATCAAGTGGGTGGCCCAGAACCACGACAAGAAAAAGGCCAGGGTTGCCGAGGAGGAGAAACTCCAGGCCGCCAACCCCACCGCCAACCCCGAACCCTTCTACCTGGGTGAAGGCCGCCGCCTGGTGGAGATGAGCCTTTCCAAGGACGGCAAGCACCTGGTGCTGGTCAGCGAAGCCGATCAGAAAGACAGAAGCGACACCGACGTCATGCCCAACTACCTGGGAGACAGCGGTGAAGTGGAAGTGCGCAAGGTGCGCCAGCGCGTCGCCGACTGGCAGCCCAACCCCCAGGTCTTTGTATTGATAGACCTTGCCAGCCGCAAGGAAACCGAACTCAAGCTGGCTGACCTGCCGGGCATCGACACCGATCCCCTGGCCAAGGTACGGGCCGAGAACCGCAAAGCCGGCTTTAAGGTGGACGACTTCAAAGGCCCCCGCGCCGTGCAGCTGATGCAGGATTGGGGCTGGAGCCAATCGGCCATCCAATGGAGCGACAGCGGCAAGCTGGCCCTGCTACTGGAAGCCCAGGACAACAAGGACCGCTGGCTGGTGACCGCCGATCTCGACAGCGGCAAGCTGGCCACCCAACATCGCCTCCATGACGACGCCTGGGTCAACTATGACTTCAACGATTTCGGCTGGCTCAAAGACGACAGCCTCTGGTACCAGTCCGAAGAGTCCGGCTACAGCCACCTCTACCTCAAGCCTTGGGGCGCCAAGGCCCGGGCCCTGACTAAAGGCGCCTTCGAGGTCAGTGAACCGGTGCTGAGCAAGGATGAGAAGAGCTTCTTCTTCAAGGCCAACGTCAAGCACCCGGGCATCTACGAGATCTACAAGCTGGATATCGCCAGTGGCACGCAACAGGCCCTGACCGACCTGGACGGCATGACCGACTACGTGCTGAGCCCGGATCAAAAGACCCTGCTGCTGACCCACTCCAAGGTGCTGAACCCGCCGGAGCTTTACAGCCTGAGCGCCGCCGGTGGCCAGCCCAAGCAGCTGACCCACACCGTCACCGACGCCTTTGCCAAGAGCCCCTGGACCGCGCCCAAGATAGTGGCGGTTCCGTCCAGCCACGGCCAGCAACCGGTCTACGCCAAGGTTTACCTGCCCAAGGATTTCGACCCGGCCAAGCAATATCCGGCCGTGGTGTTCAACCATGGCGCCGGCTACCTGCAGGAAGTGCACCTGGGCTGGAGCGGTTACTTCCGCGAGTTCATGTTCAGCAGCCTGCTGACCACCAAGGGTTACGTGGTACTGGACATGGACTACCGGGCCTCCAAGGGCTACGGCCGCGACTGGCGCACCGCCATCTATCGCCAGATGGGTACCCCCGAGGTGGAAGATCTGCAGGATGGCGTCAACTACCTGGCCAGCCACTTCGGAGTGGACAAGGGCAGGGTAGGGACCTTCGGTGGCTCCTACGGCGGCTTTTTGACCTTCATGAGCATGTATACCGCCCCTGACTTGTTCAAGGCCGGTGCGGCGCTGCGCCCCGTGGCCGATTGGTCCCACTACAACGCGCCCTATACCTCCAACATCCTCAACCTGCCGGGCAACGACCCCCTGGGGTACCAGCGCAGCTCCCCCATCTACCATGCCCAGAACCTCAAGGGTCAACTGCTGATCATGTCCGGCATCTTGGATGACAACGTCTTCTTCCAAGATTCGGTACGCATGGTCCAGCATCTGATTGAGCTTCATAAGACCAATCACTTCAGCATGGCCCCCTATCCGGTAGAGCCCCATGGTTTCCGTGAGCCCTCCAGCTGGCTCGACGAATACCAGCGTATCCTCAACCTGATGGACGCCAACCTCAAGTAA
- a CDS encoding M13 family metallopeptidase has product MTKLSHLAMAVALGLGLAACAQQSEAPAAPQATTQQAVALSSGIELANFDKSVSPKQDFYHYVNGTWLKSTPIPADKSNYGSFSKLYEDSQNALKSIIEEAAAKQNAATDSNDQKIGDFYKSYMNTDLVEKLGLTPIKGELSAIRALDSHAGVSSEMGKLALQGVTLPFGFYVYADAKSSTENAAYVDQSGLGLPNRDYYLDKSDKYQQIRQAYQAYISDQLKNAGFDNTEQRAKDILALETKLAEAQWDKVKNRDPNATYNKVSSAELAKTLKSFYFDQYAKASGLDAAHELVVGQPSYFEDFGKLFGKVPVKTWQSYLAFHLVDNYGELLPKQIADRHFEFHGKLLSGTEEQSPRWKQAVDATDSVLGMMVGKEYVARNFKSEAKARMEKLVANLLKAYGESIDGLEWMSPDTKVAAKAKLAKFTPKIGYPDKWKSYDGLEIKADQLLGNFRRYAAFEYNKMLDKLGKPVDRSEWGMTPQTVNAYYNPVANEIVFPAAILQPPFFDLNADDAVNYGGIGAVIGHEIGHGFDDSGANFDGDGNLRNWWTETDLKKFKERTGQLAAQYDAFHPFPDAHVNGSFTLGENIGDLGGLSMAYKAYKMSLNGKEAPVMDGFTGDQRFFIGWAQVWRRNYREAELRKRLNTDPHSPSQYRANGTVGNIPAFYDAFGISEGDQMYVAPDKRVKIW; this is encoded by the coding sequence ATGACCAAACTCAGTCACCTGGCGATGGCCGTGGCGCTCGGCCTTGGCCTGGCCGCCTGTGCCCAGCAAAGCGAAGCACCTGCCGCTCCCCAAGCCACCACTCAGCAAGCTGTTGCCCTGAGCTCCGGTATCGAGCTGGCCAACTTCGACAAGAGCGTTTCCCCCAAGCAGGACTTCTACCACTACGTCAACGGGACCTGGCTGAAGAGCACCCCCATCCCGGCTGACAAGTCCAACTACGGCTCTTTCTCCAAGCTGTATGAAGACAGCCAAAACGCCCTTAAGAGCATCATCGAAGAAGCGGCTGCCAAGCAAAACGCGGCTACCGATTCCAACGACCAGAAGATCGGCGACTTCTACAAGTCTTACATGAACACCGATCTGGTTGAAAAGCTGGGTCTGACCCCCATCAAGGGTGAACTCAGCGCCATCCGCGCCCTGGACAGCCATGCCGGCGTATCCAGTGAAATGGGTAAACTGGCCCTGCAGGGCGTGACCCTGCCGTTCGGTTTCTACGTCTACGCCGACGCCAAGAGTTCTACCGAAAACGCCGCTTACGTAGACCAGTCCGGCCTGGGCCTGCCCAACCGTGACTACTACCTGGACAAGTCCGACAAATACCAGCAGATCCGCCAGGCCTACCAGGCCTACATCAGCGACCAGTTGAAAAACGCCGGTTTCGACAACACCGAACAGCGCGCCAAGGACATCCTGGCCCTGGAAACCAAGCTGGCCGAGGCCCAGTGGGACAAGGTCAAGAACCGCGATCCCAACGCCACCTACAACAAGGTGTCTTCCGCCGAACTGGCCAAGACCCTCAAGAGCTTCTACTTCGACCAGTACGCCAAGGCTTCTGGCCTGGACGCCGCCCATGAACTGGTGGTCGGCCAGCCGTCCTACTTTGAAGACTTCGGCAAGCTGTTCGGCAAGGTGCCGGTCAAAACCTGGCAGTCCTACCTGGCTTTCCACCTGGTGGACAACTACGGTGAGCTGCTGCCCAAGCAGATTGCCGACCGCCACTTCGAGTTCCACGGCAAGCTGCTGTCCGGCACCGAAGAGCAATCCCCCCGCTGGAAGCAGGCGGTCGACGCCACCGACAGCGTGCTGGGCATGATGGTGGGCAAAGAGTATGTGGCCCGTAACTTCAAGTCTGAAGCCAAAGCCCGTATGGAAAAGCTGGTTGCTAACCTGCTCAAAGCCTACGGTGAGTCCATCGACGGCCTGGAGTGGATGAGCCCCGACACCAAGGTGGCTGCCAAAGCCAAGTTGGCCAAGTTCACCCCCAAGATCGGCTACCCCGACAAGTGGAAGTCCTACGACGGCCTGGAAATCAAAGCCGACCAACTGCTGGGCAACTTCCGCCGTTACGCCGCGTTCGAATACAACAAGATGCTGGACAAGCTGGGCAAACCGGTTGACCGCAGCGAGTGGGGCATGACGCCGCAAACCGTCAACGCCTACTACAACCCGGTAGCCAACGAAATCGTGTTCCCGGCCGCCATACTGCAGCCGCCCTTCTTTGATCTGAACGCCGACGACGCCGTCAACTACGGCGGTATCGGTGCCGTTATCGGCCACGAAATAGGTCACGGCTTCGACGACTCCGGTGCCAACTTCGACGGCGACGGCAACCTGCGCAACTGGTGGACCGAGACCGACCTGAAGAAATTCAAGGAGCGTACCGGCCAACTGGCAGCCCAATACGATGCCTTCCATCCCTTCCCCGATGCCCATGTCAACGGCAGCTTCACCCTGGGTGAAAACATCGGTGACCTCGGTGGCCTGTCCATGGCCTACAAGGCCTACAAGATGAGCCTGAACGGCAAGGAAGCCCCGGTAATGGACGGCTTCACCGGCGACCAACGCTTCTTTATCGGTTGGGCCCAGGTATGGCGTCGCAACTACCGCGAAGCCGAGCTGCGCAAGCGTCTCAACACCGACCCCCACAGCCCCAGCCAGTACCGCGCCAACGGTACTGTGGGCAACATCCCCGCTTTCTACGATGCCTTCGGCATCAGCGAAGGCGACCAGATGTACGTAGCGCCGGATAAACGCGTGAAGATCTGGTAA